From the genome of Capsicum annuum cultivar UCD-10X-F1 chromosome 4, UCD10Xv1.1, whole genome shotgun sequence:
NNNNNNNNNNNNNNNNNNNNNNNNNNNNNNNNNNNNNNNNNNNNNNNNNNNNNNNNNNNNNNNNNNNNNNNNNNNNNNNNNNNNNNNNNNNNNNNNNNNNNNNNNNNNNNNNNNNNNNNNNNNNNNNNNNNNNNNNNNNNNNNNNNNNNNNNNNNNNNNNNNNNNNNNNNNNNNNNNNNNNNNNNNNNNNNNNNNNNNNNNNNNNNNNNNNNNNNNAAACATATGCCCTTTTCCTGATCAAGATCTACAATGTCAATATCTATTTTCCAAGGCTCCAAATGCAAATTAACATTACAAAATTTGCAAGAATTTTGATTGTACATTTTGTTAGTGTTGTCCATTGCAAGAATTGAAAAACTGCATAATAGATAAACACAAACTCAAACTTGGCCTCAATTGCCAATAACTCCAATTTTGTGAGTGTGTACATCTAGGCACGCCAACTTTCTCAATCAGCAATTAATCAACTCATTTCCACTTAGTCTCGTGGACACCTGATGGTGACTTGCCACATAAAATTTTGGGGGTATAAGATCAAATTGCAATAGAATGTTCAACTGACATTATGGATACGAGCTGAAGTGTTAGACGTGCATACTCGAATTTGGAGAAAGCAAATTAGAAAAGAGTTAACTACACTAAACACTCATATAGTATGACTCGATTGCAAATAGATCCcctatattttaaaatcaaacagTTTCACCCCTTATGTTGTTTCCCATTGGTTAATGAATTTTCCTATAAGAATTATTTAGTAATTTTAATGGGGTATCTGGATCTTAACATGTCCTTAGATAAGAGATTTGGAGGTtgtgtattaaaataaaaagGTTAGTTGATAGTTGAGCATTTTTTTGATTTCCTACAGGATAGGGTTTTACGGGTGTTCTTACCAATAGTATTATAACAGTTCTTGTTGTTTTAACATGTGTTTTTTGTGCGTCAAttattgctttattttctttttgttactGTCCTTTTTCCTGTTTGTTGTGAAATACTTACACTTTGCATTTCACATTAAAATGTATTGTTGAGATTGCTTCCATATTTGTATTCCTTTTTTAAAACGGTCTTTCTATTTCTACGAGAGAAAGATAAAGTTTGCATACACAATACCTTTCTTAAACCTAATTTATGAAATTAGACGAgacttgttgttgttgctgttgaaTTACTTTTTGAGGAACCAgtcataaatttaataattttaatggGGCATTTGTGCAAATGATTATTTTTGGAACacatcaaaaaagaaaagtattgTGTTACATAAAAATTAATGTCATGAATCATGTGCTAAAATGTGCTGTTGATGCCATCGTCACAGGATGACATCATCATCACTTTAATATCTTCATCATAACATTTGGAGAAAGACTAATATCTAAGTATAGATAATCAAAGACGCCTGTGGTGGAATGATTGaagattcttttatttttaattaaaaatttcaaataaaattaaaattaaagactcaaaaaataagaaaaaaaaatgttcgAAATATTGCTCCTAAAATGGATAATTTGAATTTAGTTGGATTTAATACAGGTATCAGATATCGATAAAGTTGCTAGGTGGAGAGTCCAACTCACATGTCTCCATATGATCCAATTCATTCAAAGACCACCTTTTATCTAAAGTTGTGACAAGTTAGTGCACTacatgaaaattttcaataacaTAAATCAATTCCACCAATTATCAAGggttgtgaaagaatgaataaaatCTCTTCATATTTGACTAAAGGTTTCACTTTCGAGCCTTTGGAATGAACAAAAATCCGATAGGAAGCACTTTTCTTTTTGTTAAAATTAGTTATTGCGTAAGATCCACTCATAAGACGTGATAATTAGCCATCGTTATTGGTAGATTTAGTTATTTAAGAGAGAATTCATTTTGCATCACTTAAGATATCTAGGTTGTAGACAAAGAAAATTCATACATTTTGTGAGGATTTTCGTCAATCGATGACGGCAGTCATGATTGTTGTAGATCCACTTCTGCTAAGGAGAAACTCATAAATCTTCAAAACATGTTTTTGTGATTAAATACAACACTTTTAAAATTGATTGATACACAGTGTAAATCTAAATTAATCGAAGTAAGAATATGAATTTCGAAtagaaacaacaaattatatgaattttctCGAGTCTTTGTTTTCTTGTGTTGCTAGTCTTTAATTACTAATATTTGatgtcaaaatcatataaaacatatgggcccaaacttttttttttatttattggttAAAAGAAAAGGGGTATAGATAAAGATAAACATTGTGCAGAAGGTGCAAATTACTTTTTGAATTATCCTACTCCACAACTTTTTTAAAGTAGCCAATAAATAGCTGAAATTTGTTCTTAATTATTTGGCACGACACCATATTCATAAAAAGGATGAACGTCAAGTCTAACTCCATTGTCAAAGTTAAATTTATAgtaagattttgagaaaaaagttcaaaatatatctaaattttgacaaaaattactATAACACGTTTTAATTTTGCAGGGGTCCTATAACctcctaaattatttttttaccatatttcAGTGGCATATATTTGCCCAACTTTACCACTGCGTGAACACACGCACACTGAACACGTAAGGATCTGAACAGGTCCAGCTAAACAAATATACGGCACAGAATTACGGTAATAAATGGTCTAGGGGGTCATAGAATCCAGCAAAGTTAAGACGTGTTAAAATAATTGTTGCCAAAGTTTAGCTGGACATTTGAAACGTGaacaaacataatatgaaagttCAAAATTGGATAGACCAAGAATCAAGATGAGTTTGATTTTAATATCTTCACATGAATCTTCGTTTTAGCCTAACTTAAAAGTTAGCTCATGAAACAGATAATtcctcaaaattaaataaagagacAATAATTCATTTCCGAAACACCGATCCATCGATCTTTTGACACACTTCTTCATGAGGgaatggaaaaaataaagaaaaatatagaaaagataatGATAGCAAATggagttttaatattttattattaataacattatgaattttattaaaatatataaaataatcatTAGGTAGACATTGTTCATTTTtggaatatttataattataggtttaattttacaaaaaaaatatttcatgtcaaaCTACAAAAACTCCCATCCTCACATCCTTCCTTAACAAAAGGAGAggtaatttgtttttatttttaattatttaaggtAAAATCATTAATACATTAATAttaattcattttattataatctCTCTCTTTTACCTCTCTcccattttctctctttctccccctctttctctaaaagaaaaactaattaaCAAGAAGAGAGggtgaaaggaaaaaaaaaaaaattaactcaaaaagAGAAAGtgaatttcctttttatttttttcaattcatatgtagaaaaaaaaatcatcattagcaaataaaacatatttaaattaaaaggagaaaaatggGGGCATATAGGGCTGATGAagattatgattatttatttaaagtTGTTCTTATTGGTGATTCTGGTGTTGGTAAATCAAATTTACTTTCACGTTTTACAAAAAATGAATTTAGCCAAGAATCTAAATCTACAATTGGTGTTGAATTTGCTACAAGAACAATTCATGTTGATGACAAAATTATCAAAGCTCAAATTTGGGACACTGCTGGTCAAGAAAGGTACCTATTTATTAAATTGTGACAGATCCAGAATTTTAAGTCGACATGCAATTGTTTTTAATGCACGCATggacacacacatatatgtatatataatgtttGACCATATTTGCTATTTGCATTTGGTAAAATCCCATCTTGACATCTTACTATTTGTAACAATAGTGCATTCAGAATTTAGACGTTATAAATCCAGTAGCGAGAAAATTAATGTATTTAATTCTTTGTCACGATCCGAGTCGGGGCCCTGGCCGCAAcaggcatcccaaaccatcaaggcccgagagaccctgTAACGGCCCAACCAACTAGTGATATTGTCCTTTCTGGGTCTAGacccgcacggctttaaaacgcaTGAATAGAGAGTAAGACTTGCTTATTTACATACCAACATCCCTCctatgttttgccgatgtgggactccttatcctaagttggagTGTTACATTTTTATCTAAGCTATCCATTTGTTTTGAAAGAAGTGATTATGTGGACCTTATGCTACGATTCTTTGTTCTCTTATTAAATTTTCTAGTTAGATGATCACTGTGTCCACTACTTTTACGATATCCGCGCCTCTCCCTGAATTATCAAATCATTTTTCATGTCTCATAAAAAGGTATCGCGCCATCACTAGTGCATATTATCGCGGAGCAGTGGGTGCCTTACTGGTTTACGACATAACACGCCATGTAACATTTGAAAATGTAGCAAGATGGCTCAAAGAATTGAGAGACCACACAGACCAAAACATCGTAGTAATGCTCGTAGGGAATAAGGCGGATCTCCGCCACCTCAGAGCTGTCCCCACGGGCGAATCAAGTGGTTTTGCAGAAAGAGAGAACACTTTCTTCATGGAAACATCTGCACTTGAGGCACTCAATGTAGAGAACTCATTTACAGAAGTACTCACTCAGATTTATCGAGTGGTTAGTCGAAAAGCACTTGATATAGGAGATGATCCAGCATCTGTACCAAGAGGACAAACAATTAACATTGGGAAAGATGATGTATCTGCTGTTAAGAAAGGTGGATGTTGTTCCGGTTAAGCAAAATGATCGATCCAGAGGTGAATCCAGAATCTAGCGTCAACATGTTCAGAATGGTATACACAAAGttggagaagaaaataatgaattcaGTTGAATTCTCCGCCTCTGGATGcaagtatgtatgtatatatatatatatatatatacatacacacacacaacaaatcacattttcaacaaatataaGTTAGACAAAAGAACTAATAGCACAGTATATTGTGGAGGATGGAAGTACAATTAGCCTAAATACTTTGATGTGTAATTTGTAAATCAAGGGAATTTCAGCTAAGAAAACTTTCTAGTTGCCACAAAATACTTGCAATAGACTGAAtgcctatgttgctcggactcttcaaaaatgtcgatgGATGCGTGTttgatcctccaaaagtagtgcattttttaaGGATTAGGCACAAGTGCAGCATCATTTTTTGAGAGTCCAAGCAACTCAAGCTCAACGTTACAAGAGGTTGCATTTTGCATTGTTCTCTTATCTTCATCTATGCCAAGCGGGTGGAGAACTATGAGTTCAGCAGAATTCAATAGCTTTGACCCCAAAACCTTGTATTTGATTAAGAATTCCACTTAATAAGTAAAAACAATTTATTTAACTTAGTAAAGTTGCATCTTTTGTAATTATCGATTTTTCAGCATTAAACAGGATGCTGCGTGAGAAACAAATCCCTCAAGAGTTCCTTTTTGAGAGAGTAGGAACTTATGTTGCTCAAAATTGTTACAGAGTGTATGTGggatccttaaaaaaaaaaaaaacattttgcAAGTGTGCGGCGacatttttgaaaagtcaaatAGTGGAGTAGCAATAAATGCAAGAATAGAGTAACATAGGCAGGAATTTGAAACAGGTAATAAGAGGTCTTGGGTACAAACACAGATTAGTTCAACTAAGTTTActacaacatacccagtaaaatCTCACAAGTGATGTCTGGGGAGGTAGCTTGTATgcaaaccttaccactacctcgtgaGGTAGAAAGGCTACCGCAAAGGGGGTGGCGTTTGGGGATACAGGGCAGGATTAAACAAAGGGCAGAAACACTGAGCTAACTAGCAATCTCATTCAGATTTATTGCAACCAGCTAGAATTTCTGAAAACAGAATCACGCACAAATCAAGTGCTAAAAGATGAAAGAGAACCATTGTAAAAATGTTCAACAGGcaagaagttgaatcttgatcTTCTGTAGCATTCCTACAGCATCTTTCATGTTAGTCCTTCTTGCCGGAGATTCAGCACAACAATCTAATGCTACTTTCATGATTGATGCCACAACATCTAGCTCCTTCTGTAAGCCTTTGCCCATTGGTGTTACCAAATTGGTATCTACGACATCCATTACAGCATCTGGAAGTGAATAACTCACCCATTGCGTCAAGCTAAGATCTCCTTCAAACTCATTAGGCTTTCTCCTAGTAAACGTTTCCAGCAACAT
Proteins encoded in this window:
- the LOC107856495 gene encoding ras-related protein RABA1f-like gives rise to the protein MGAYRADEDYDYLFKVVLIGDSGVGKSNLLSRFTKNEFSQESKSTIGVEFATRTIHVDDKIIKAQIWDTAGQERYRAITSAYYRGAVGALLVYDITRHVTFENVARWLKELRDHTDQNIVVMLVGNKADLRHLRAVPTGESSGFAERENTFFMETSALEALNVENSFTEVLTQIYRVVSRKALDIGDDPASVPRGQTINIGKDDVSAVKKGGCCSG